The Vibrio sp. 10N DNA window TGAGCTTTGGACACTGCAGCACTTCTTTAACTTTGAACACGTTAATGCCGTAACGCTGGCGGCCCATCAAACGAAAGGTCAACAACTCTAGTCGGTTTTGACCTACTAGCTGCGTTCGTTGATTCACCGAATCCAAGATACCGGTCATAAGTTCATCTCCATCTCAAACTTTTAAGCTAAAAAAGTGATAGTCTATCTGCGCCTCAGAGAACCCGAGTAACAGAATGCTGTATTATAAGACATCTTTTTTGCATACATCCAGTCGCACTTTTTGGCAAAAGTCTCACTGGCTTTGCCTCTTTATCGTCTGGCTCTCGATATTCTTTAGCGTATTAACGCACGCAGCAACGCCTGAGCAAATAGAAAACATTCAAAAGGCTGCCCAAGCTCATGTTTTAGATACCATTGAGCAACCTGTTGGTGGAGAAATCATCGCAACCCCTGGTCGTATCGACAGTCGCATTCATGCAACTGATTGCCCCTCTCCGCTCGTGACCTCGTCTTCGACCACGCGCAATACCAGCAGCAACGTGACGGTGTTGGTAGAATGTCCTGACGACGATTGGCGCATCTACGTTCCGGTGCGTATGGCGATTTCTATGCCCTTGGTTACCGCGACTCGACCGCTTACCCGCGGCAGCCTAGTGGAAGCTCAAGACGTCACCATGACCATGGTCGATAGAAACCGCGCTCGACGCGGTGGGTTCAGTGACATGAACAATGTTGTCGGTGCTAAGTTGAAACGGAATGTAAAGCTTGGGGATGTCATTGAACGCAATGACGTGTGTGTCGTATGCCGTAACGAGAAAGTGGTGATTCGAGCAGTGAAAGGCGAGATGACCATCTCAACCAAAGGCACAGCGTTATCAGACGGTTCAAATGGTGACCAAGTAAGAGTGAAAAATGATAGGTCTCAGCGTATAATTGAGGGAATTGTCACCGGTGTTGCAGAAATTACTGTGAATTTTTGATTTTTTTCTAAA harbors:
- the flgA gene encoding flagellar basal body P-ring formation chaperone FlgA; translation: MLYYKTSFLHTSSRTFWQKSHWLCLFIVWLSIFFSVLTHAATPEQIENIQKAAQAHVLDTIEQPVGGEIIATPGRIDSRIHATDCPSPLVTSSSTTRNTSSNVTVLVECPDDDWRIYVPVRMAISMPLVTATRPLTRGSLVEAQDVTMTMVDRNRARRGGFSDMNNVVGAKLKRNVKLGDVIERNDVCVVCRNEKVVIRAVKGEMTISTKGTALSDGSNGDQVRVKNDRSQRIIEGIVTGVAEITVNF